One genomic segment of Deinococcus sp. HSC-46F16 includes these proteins:
- a CDS encoding flagellar assembly protein T N-terminal domain-containing protein has product MALAATQAEQSVQVQGQAPFTGNVAAARQAAITDAVRVAIEQVLGAYISTSSTLRSTDEFEQFQQRLMKRSDGFGRVTQVLAEGQQGSLYTVTVRVVVARPSLEQELKAFLAQKGDPRIIVAIPEVILRRTVPDPAAETEVQRALIAAGYRVVDLKQTEHNALRDVLRGGSLSAQALGDLATRFKADLLITGEAFAEEYGTVLSQRAYTSRLELKIVDLATGQIIFSDAFTGTGTAPTDAVAGKAALQNVAKTAVPALPGALLGWLSGSGKAAGRTFSVRLVGVPSFRALNDTLASLRATAGVAAALNRHFDAAGAQVEVEYSGSPEDLATLLEDLGLTVTGLSAGEITVSYR; this is encoded by the coding sequence GTGGCGCTGGCGGCGACCCAGGCCGAGCAGTCGGTGCAGGTGCAGGGACAGGCCCCCTTTACAGGCAACGTGGCGGCGGCGCGGCAGGCGGCCATCACTGACGCGGTACGGGTTGCCATCGAGCAGGTGCTCGGTGCCTATATCAGCACATCGAGCACCCTGCGCAGCACCGACGAATTCGAGCAGTTCCAGCAGCGCCTGATGAAGCGCTCGGATGGGTTCGGCCGGGTCACGCAGGTGCTGGCCGAGGGGCAGCAGGGGAGCCTCTACACCGTGACCGTCCGGGTGGTCGTGGCCCGCCCCAGCCTGGAGCAGGAACTCAAGGCCTTTCTCGCGCAAAAGGGCGACCCGCGCATCATCGTGGCGATTCCGGAGGTCATCTTGCGCCGCACCGTCCCCGACCCCGCCGCCGAGACCGAAGTGCAGCGGGCACTCATCGCGGCGGGTTACCGGGTGGTGGACCTCAAGCAGACCGAGCACAACGCCCTGCGCGACGTGCTGCGCGGCGGCAGCCTGAGCGCTCAGGCGTTGGGTGACCTCGCCACCCGCTTCAAGGCCGACCTGCTGATCACCGGGGAAGCCTTCGCGGAGGAGTACGGCACCGTGCTCTCGCAGCGGGCCTACACGTCCCGACTCGAACTCAAGATCGTGGACCTCGCCACCGGGCAAATCATCTTCAGCGACGCCTTCACGGGAACGGGCACAGCGCCCACCGACGCGGTGGCGGGCAAGGCGGCCCTCCAGAACGTTGCCAAGACGGCGGTGCCCGCACTGCCCGGTGCGCTGCTGGGCTGGCTCAGCGGCAGCGGCAAGGCCGCCGGGCGCACCTTCAGCGTGCGGCTGGTGGGGGTGCCGAGTTTCCGTGCCCTGAACGACACCCTGGCCTCGCTGCGGGCCACGGCCGGGGTGGCGGCGGCCCTGAACCGCCACTTCGACGCGGCGGGTGCCCAGGTGGAAGTCGAGTACAGCGGCTCCCCCGAGGATCTCGCCACCCTGCTCGAGGACCTCGGCCTGACCGTGACCGGCCTCAGCGCGGGCGAGATCACCGTTTCTTACCGCTGA
- a CDS encoding VC0807 family protein, producing the protein MAPMTAPSPAARPRTGVPKTVWDLVFTLLIPILILSPNILGSGISVADLLGGDMAGNIKAYVIAALIPVVYVLVDLIVNRNVSPVALIGGAGAIFSGALAFWYVDGFWYAIKDSARSYLVGLFFLISAGTRVPLFRVFLDAASLGEKPEERAATQQAMRDPVVHRGLVGATVAFAVVDLIGGVVNSAVNYARVTAKFGSDAFNAQVAEVNAIMRVPGLIISLAGVALALWLVQSAVKRRYGAGASLLEPTKLREAMREKGELPV; encoded by the coding sequence ATGGCCCCCATGACCGCGCCCTCGCCCGCCGCCCGCCCGCGCACCGGGGTTCCCAAGACCGTCTGGGACCTCGTCTTCACACTGCTGATCCCGATCCTGATTCTCAGCCCGAATATCCTGGGCAGCGGCATCAGTGTGGCGGACCTGCTGGGGGGGGACATGGCGGGGAACATCAAGGCCTACGTCATCGCGGCGCTGATTCCGGTCGTGTACGTGCTCGTCGACCTGATCGTGAACCGCAATGTCAGCCCGGTGGCCCTGATCGGCGGGGCGGGAGCGATCTTCTCGGGAGCCCTGGCTTTCTGGTACGTGGACGGGTTCTGGTACGCGATCAAAGACAGTGCGCGGTCGTACCTCGTCGGCCTCTTTTTCCTGATCAGCGCGGGGACGCGGGTGCCCCTCTTCCGGGTGTTTCTGGACGCCGCCAGCCTGGGCGAGAAGCCGGAGGAACGCGCCGCCACCCAGCAGGCGATGCGTGACCCCGTGGTCCACCGGGGGCTGGTCGGGGCAACGGTGGCCTTTGCGGTGGTGGACCTGATCGGCGGGGTGGTCAACAGCGCCGTGAACTACGCCCGCGTGACGGCCAAGTTCGGCTCGGACGCCTTCAACGCGCAGGTCGCCGAGGTCAACGCGATCATGCGGGTGCCCGGCTTGATCATCAGCCTCGCGGGCGTGGCATTGGCCTTGTGGCTGGTGCAGAGCGCCGTGAAGCGCCGCTACGGGGCGGGCGCGAGCCTGCTGGAGCCCACCAAGCTGCGCGAGGCGATGCGGGAGAAAGGCGAGCTGCCGGTCTGA
- a CDS encoding DR2241 family protein: protein MRSLVLIGHGSHLNGESAGAVYRYAELLRERGLYDEVVEGYWKEEPSLRQVLRTVRSTDVTVIPMFISEGYFTETVIPRELGLGHQGPVPPEGVARVLGGKTVRYTLPYGVHPAMSDVILARAREVLPDLNPADTALIVLGHGTTRNQNSNRVIYGNADRLRESGHFAEVHALFLDEDPKVGTWPELVRSPRVVVVPFFASEGWHTLETIPEDMGLTGQVTEFAETPNAPQTVYYAAPVGTHPDVAEVVLQLAQEARGASGAGGDEDQGHAEAWNAFLALARRGTRIGEAMITPQAGMYELRHALDEGRPAADLQTLVTVEGLRDRTRRDEGGHHRPVHTLRNLPRGWRAILTEAELPRAVHNLYPAVVEESYAHHTHNLRATPWPTTARRQTGIYTKVTRATPEQVEEVAQDVCSKCLKTRLWAGERLGSTVFSGVPGAIPCPEACTLFIAEVREEVSGKRGQGGHGHDH from the coding sequence ATGCGTTCGCTCGTCCTGATCGGCCACGGGTCGCACCTCAACGGCGAGTCCGCCGGAGCCGTCTACCGCTACGCGGAGTTGCTGCGGGAGCGTGGCCTGTACGACGAGGTCGTGGAAGGGTACTGGAAGGAAGAACCCTCGCTGCGGCAGGTGCTCAGGACCGTGCGCAGCACCGACGTGACGGTGATTCCCATGTTCATCTCGGAAGGCTACTTCACCGAGACGGTGATTCCGCGCGAGCTGGGGCTGGGCCACCAGGGGCCGGTGCCGCCGGAGGGCGTGGCCCGCGTGCTGGGCGGCAAGACGGTGCGCTACACGTTGCCCTACGGGGTCCACCCCGCCATGAGCGACGTGATCCTGGCCCGCGCCCGCGAGGTGCTGCCCGACCTGAACCCCGCCGACACCGCCCTGATCGTGCTGGGGCACGGCACCACCCGCAACCAGAACTCCAACCGGGTGATCTACGGGAATGCCGACCGCCTGCGCGAGTCCGGGCACTTCGCGGAGGTCCACGCCCTCTTTCTGGACGAGGACCCCAAGGTGGGCACCTGGCCGGAGCTGGTGCGCTCGCCGCGCGTGGTGGTCGTGCCCTTCTTCGCGTCCGAGGGGTGGCACACGCTGGAGACGATTCCCGAGGACATGGGCCTGACCGGACAGGTCACCGAGTTCGCGGAGACGCCGAACGCCCCGCAGACCGTCTACTACGCCGCGCCCGTGGGCACCCACCCCGACGTGGCCGAGGTGGTCCTGCAACTCGCGCAGGAGGCGCGGGGGGCGTCGGGCGCGGGCGGCGACGAGGACCAGGGCCACGCGGAAGCCTGGAACGCTTTCCTCGCGCTGGCCCGCCGGGGCACCCGGATAGGCGAGGCGATGATCACCCCGCAGGCGGGCATGTATGAACTGCGCCACGCGCTGGACGAGGGCCGCCCCGCCGCCGACCTCCAGACGCTGGTGACGGTGGAGGGCCTGCGCGACCGCACCCGCCGCGACGAGGGCGGGCACCACCGCCCGGTGCACACCCTGCGGAATCTCCCGCGCGGCTGGCGGGCGATCCTGACGGAAGCCGAGTTGCCCCGCGCGGTCCACAACCTCTACCCCGCCGTCGTGGAGGAGAGTTACGCCCACCACACCCACAACCTGCGGGCGACCCCGTGGCCCACGACCGCCCGCCGTCAGACTGGCATCTACACCAAGGTCACCCGCGCGACCCCCGAGCAGGTGGAGGAGGTGGCGCAGGACGTGTGCAGCAAATGTCTCAAGACCCGGCTGTGGGCGGGCGAGCGCCTGGGCTCGACGGTGTTCAGCGGTGTGCCCGGCGCGATTCCCTGCCCGGAGGCCTGCACCCTCTTTATCGCGGAGGTGCGTGAGGAGGTCAGCGGCAAGCGCGGCCAGGGCGGGCACGGGCACGACCACTAG
- the priA gene encoding primosomal protein N', which yields MSPAPTLPPVPWRMALPLPVPALDFAAPHGFGGVVPVGCRVLVPWRGGLSVGLVVGAGEGGAGSHRLREAVHLLDDEDGPWVPPATVEAVTAWAREARLPAGLVWSDLLGVGWEVRLDHRVRAVPDADLGAFGSHVPGTAWTDAADYSPPLLDAIREQGLLEEAFRPRPRLRGMVRARPLGEVPPAARTVTVLRASAEPPPTLTPKGREAWAWLAEHGPQPTLAAWARGAGVSGGVVNGVLNAGGAFYAAEQAPPPPAWTWLHDHGPVDSLSAWASLASADGVGLTPTAAGTLALRGWADTVQEVAPPPTLAPPVPAPSPADPDRLPESAAWRLHGGRPASRFRTLAPRIARLLEQGRGVLVLAPDHATLRRAWEGLSGLAQAAGTRAVQVSGALTPEEREHTWHLIRTGAARLVVGSYLALVTPLDDPALIVVLEEGSDAYKLQSGSRAFVPDVAARVATCHDVALALVGVAPAAESVPLPGAVLPPPRLRLHVVDYANPPEQPELGPLSSVHLTPGDLGYPLSHDLVRLLRQVQERGRQAALLAPRRGYSALLRCPSCDHTPGCRNCDVPLRFHQGTRQLTCHQCGYHEPVPDRCDECGEPMWKARGPGTEWIAAEVARLVPGLPVYRCDRDRQDDLSALHAGEGGVVVGTQLLLSGEAPPNLALIGVTLADTWLNVSDFRASERYHRLLRQLGEWHVTRPPMLVVQTFQAQHPALRVLVDGKDALAYPAAEERARQALGYPPHARLAQVEVAAREARRAREVAVEVFDALHGAGATEGEVLGPAPSPVARLRGVYPYHLLLRARNDTRLSELLATLDRPWRARVRVDVNPRGGL from the coding sequence ATGTCGCCCGCCCCCACCCTTCCCCCGGTGCCTTGGCGGATGGCGCTTCCGTTGCCTGTCCCGGCGCTGGATTTTGCCGCGCCACACGGGTTCGGAGGTGTGGTGCCCGTGGGCTGCCGGGTGCTGGTGCCCTGGCGCGGCGGGCTGTCGGTGGGGCTGGTGGTGGGCGCGGGCGAGGGCGGCGCTGGAAGCCACCGTCTGCGCGAGGCCGTCCATCTGCTGGACGACGAGGACGGCCCCTGGGTCCCCCCCGCCACCGTGGAGGCGGTGACCGCCTGGGCGCGGGAGGCACGGCTGCCCGCCGGGCTGGTCTGGAGTGACCTCCTCGGCGTGGGGTGGGAGGTTCGGCTGGACCACCGGGTCCGGGCGGTGCCCGACGCGGACCTGGGGGCCTTCGGGTCGCACGTGCCGGGCACCGCCTGGACCGACGCCGCCGACTACTCGCCTCCCTTGCTGGACGCCATCCGCGAGCAGGGCCTGCTGGAAGAAGCCTTCCGCCCCCGCCCCCGGTTGCGCGGGATGGTGCGGGCACGGCCGCTGGGAGAGGTGCCGCCTGCCGCCCGCACGGTGACTGTGCTGCGGGCCTCGGCTGAGCCGCCCCCTACCCTGACCCCGAAAGGTCGGGAGGCGTGGGCGTGGCTGGCCGAGCATGGCCCTCAGCCCACCCTGGCGGCGTGGGCCAGGGGCGCGGGCGTGAGCGGAGGTGTGGTGAACGGCGTGCTGAACGCGGGCGGGGCGTTCTACGCGGCCGAACAGGCCCCCCCACCCCCCGCCTGGACCTGGCTCCACGACCACGGCCCGGTGGACTCGCTGAGTGCGTGGGCCTCCCTCGCCTCGGCGGACGGGGTGGGGCTGACTCCCACGGCGGCGGGCACCCTGGCCCTGCGCGGCTGGGCCGACACGGTGCAGGAGGTCGCGCCGCCTCCCACGCTGGCCCCTCCCGTTCCGGCCCCCAGCCCCGCTGACCCCGACCGCCTCCCCGAGTCCGCCGCGTGGCGGCTGCACGGCGGGCGTCCGGCCTCGCGCTTCCGCACGCTGGCACCCCGCATTGCTCGGTTGCTGGAGCAGGGGCGCGGGGTCCTCGTCCTCGCGCCCGACCACGCCACCCTGCGCCGCGCCTGGGAGGGCCTCTCCGGGCTGGCCCAGGCGGCGGGCACGCGGGCCGTTCAGGTCAGCGGGGCGCTGACCCCGGAGGAACGCGAGCACACCTGGCACCTGATCCGCACGGGGGCGGCCCGGCTGGTGGTCGGGAGTTACCTCGCCCTGGTCACCCCGCTGGACGACCCCGCGCTGATCGTGGTGCTGGAGGAGGGCAGCGACGCCTACAAGCTCCAGTCCGGCTCGCGGGCCTTCGTCCCCGACGTGGCCGCGCGGGTGGCGACCTGTCACGACGTGGCCCTCGCGCTGGTCGGCGTGGCCCCCGCCGCCGAGAGCGTGCCCCTGCCCGGCGCGGTGCTGCCCCCGCCCCGGCTGCGGCTGCATGTGGTGGATTATGCCAACCCGCCCGAACAGCCCGAACTGGGGCCGTTGTCGTCCGTTCACCTAACTCCCGGTGACCTGGGCTACCCCCTCAGTCACGACCTCGTGCGCCTCCTGCGGCAGGTGCAGGAGCGGGGACGGCAGGCGGCGCTGCTGGCGCCCCGGCGGGGCTACTCGGCCCTGCTGCGCTGCCCCTCGTGCGACCACACGCCGGGCTGCCGCAACTGCGACGTGCCGCTGCGCTTCCATCAGGGCACCCGGCAGCTCACCTGCCACCAGTGCGGCTACCACGAGCCCGTCCCCGACCGCTGCGACGAGTGCGGCGAACCCATGTGGAAGGCCCGTGGCCCCGGCACCGAGTGGATCGCCGCCGAGGTCGCCCGGCTGGTGCCCGGCCTGCCCGTCTACCGCTGCGACCGCGACCGTCAGGACGACCTCTCGGCCCTGCACGCGGGGGAGGGCGGCGTGGTCGTGGGCACCCAGCTCCTGCTGTCGGGCGAGGCGCCACCGAATCTCGCCCTGATCGGGGTGACGCTGGCCGACACCTGGCTGAACGTCTCGGACTTCCGCGCCTCCGAGCGCTACCACCGCCTGCTGCGCCAGCTTGGGGAATGGCACGTCACGCGCCCGCCCATGCTGGTGGTTCAGACCTTCCAGGCCCAGCATCCGGCCCTGCGCGTCCTGGTGGACGGCAAGGACGCCCTGGCCTACCCTGCTGCCGAGGAGCGTGCCCGCCAGGCCCTGGGCTACCCGCCCCACGCCCGCCTCGCGCAGGTGGAGGTCGCCGCCCGCGAGGCCCGCCGCGCGAGGGAGGTCGCCGTCGAGGTCTTCGATGCCCTGCACGGCGCGGGGGCCACTGAGGGTGAGGTCCTGGGTCCTGCCCCCAGCCCGGTCGCCCGCCTGCGCGGGGTCTACCCCTACCACCTGCTGCTGCGGGCGCGGAACGACACCCGGCTCTCCGAACTGCTCGCCACACTGGACCGCCCCTGGCGGGCGCGGGTGCGGGTGGACGTGAATCCGCGCGGGGGGCTGTAA
- a CDS encoding penicillin acylase family protein: MRLMGRVGRGLLWVVLVVLLLALAAVLWLRGTSRPQVSGEVRLAGLSGPVTVTRDAWGVPHIRAEASDEDAIFALGFTHWQDRAWQMDFQRRVTQGRLAEVLGDAALSQDRFLRTWGFYRAAQSALPALSDRSRRMIRAYTAGVNAAMRQGQVAPEFRILGYAPEPWAEVDAIAWSKLMAYDLGGNWDEELLAARVQEKLGEGRLDDIRPPYPQGATTILSEGEVGEENAAPAGASALTLPDATLAALRTHLEAARSLGMERVPGKGSNNWVISGSRTQSGKPILADDPHLALSSPMLWYLADLRGPTLRVIGASIPGLPSVVIGRNDRIAWGVTNVNPDVQDLYVEPASARLTERTEVIKVKGGEDVRLVVRESGHGPIISDVGAGALGPRVALKWTALQPGDTTLDAFLGLNYAQNWEDFRAALRPYVAPSQSFVYADVDGNVGYAAPGRVPVREGWDGSQPVPGDGSREWQGFIPYEELPATLNPQDGLVVTANNKVLPGGADPLGNLRNWAEPYRAERITELLTAKPEGLTLEDVKAVQLDTVSLVWRDLQPLLLATQPDGDLSRAALEQLRGWDGNQTTDSVPSTIYEAWLAELQAMAGDELGDDTRLNALAVREQLREDGELCRSQATRVENCADLLRVSLKAAVDGLAGRLGGDMDGWTYGRVHTVASDHVMGEDARVAWLFNHAAPTPGGTNTVNVARPDPETLRQTHGPSYRHIVDLADMNRSLYIGSLGQGGNPLGEHVSDQQGKWASGEYLPMSTDEEDWGRTVTLTLQPGE; encoded by the coding sequence ATGCGCTTGATGGGACGGGTGGGCCGGGGCCTGCTCTGGGTGGTGTTGGTCGTGCTGCTGCTGGCGCTGGCGGCGGTGCTGTGGCTGCGGGGCACGTCACGGCCCCAGGTGTCGGGCGAGGTGCGGCTCGCGGGCCTCTCGGGACCGGTGACGGTCACGCGCGACGCGTGGGGGGTGCCGCATATCCGGGCCGAGGCGTCGGACGAGGACGCGATCTTCGCGCTGGGCTTCACCCACTGGCAGGACCGGGCGTGGCAGATGGACTTTCAGCGCCGGGTGACCCAGGGACGGCTCGCGGAGGTGCTGGGCGACGCGGCCCTCTCGCAAGACCGCTTCCTGCGGACGTGGGGCTTTTACCGGGCGGCGCAGTCGGCCCTCCCCGCCCTGTCGGACCGCTCGCGGCGGATGATCCGGGCGTACACGGCGGGCGTGAACGCGGCGATGCGGCAGGGACAGGTGGCCCCTGAGTTCCGGATTCTGGGGTATGCGCCAGAGCCCTGGGCCGAGGTGGACGCCATCGCCTGGAGCAAGCTGATGGCCTACGACCTCGGCGGCAACTGGGACGAGGAACTGCTCGCGGCGCGGGTGCAGGAGAAGCTCGGGGAGGGCCGTCTGGACGACATCCGCCCTCCCTACCCCCAGGGCGCGACCACCATCCTCAGCGAAGGCGAGGTGGGCGAGGAGAACGCGGCCCCGGCGGGAGCGAGCGCCCTCACCCTGCCGGACGCGACCCTGGCCGCCCTGCGGACCCATCTGGAGGCGGCCCGCTCGCTGGGGATGGAGCGGGTGCCCGGCAAGGGGAGCAACAACTGGGTGATCTCCGGGAGCCGCACCCAGAGCGGCAAGCCCATCCTGGCCGACGACCCCCACCTCGCGCTGTCCAGCCCGATGCTGTGGTACCTCGCCGACCTGCGCGGGCCGACCCTGCGGGTGATCGGGGCGAGCATTCCGGGCCTGCCCAGCGTGGTGATCGGCCGCAATGACCGCATCGCCTGGGGCGTGACGAACGTGAATCCCGACGTGCAGGACCTCTATGTGGAACCGGCGTCGGCCCGCCTGACCGAGCGCACCGAGGTCATCAAGGTCAAGGGCGGCGAGGACGTGCGCCTCGTCGTGCGCGAGAGTGGGCACGGGCCGATCATCTCGGACGTGGGCGCGGGGGCGCTCGGGCCGCGCGTGGCGTTGAAGTGGACCGCCCTGCAACCCGGCGACACCACCCTGGACGCCTTCCTGGGGCTGAACTACGCGCAGAACTGGGAGGACTTTCGGGCGGCGTTGCGGCCCTACGTGGCCCCCAGCCAGAGCTTCGTGTATGCCGACGTGGACGGCAACGTGGGGTATGCGGCACCGGGACGGGTGCCCGTGCGTGAAGGCTGGGACGGCTCCCAGCCCGTGCCCGGCGACGGCTCGCGCGAGTGGCAGGGCTTCATCCCCTACGAGGAGCTGCCCGCCACCCTCAACCCGCAGGACGGCCTCGTCGTGACGGCCAACAATAAGGTGCTGCCGGGCGGGGCCGATCCCCTCGGGAACCTCCGCAACTGGGCCGAGCCGTACCGCGCCGAGCGCATCACGGAGCTACTGACCGCCAAGCCGGAGGGCCTGACGCTGGAGGACGTGAAGGCCGTGCAACTGGACACGGTGAGCCTGGTCTGGCGCGACCTCCAGCCCCTGCTGCTCGCCACCCAGCCGGACGGGGACCTCAGCCGGGCGGCGCTGGAGCAGTTGCGCGGCTGGGACGGCAACCAGACCACCGACAGCGTGCCCAGCACGATCTACGAGGCGTGGCTGGCCGAGTTGCAGGCGATGGCGGGGGACGAACTGGGCGACGACACCCGCCTGAACGCGCTCGCTGTGCGCGAGCAACTGCGGGAGGACGGGGAGCTGTGCCGCTCGCAGGCCACCCGCGTGGAGAATTGTGCCGACCTGCTGCGCGTCAGCCTGAAGGCGGCTGTGGACGGCCTCGCCGGGCGGCTGGGGGGCGACATGGACGGCTGGACCTATGGCCGGGTGCATACGGTCGCCAGTGACCACGTGATGGGCGAGGACGCCCGCGTCGCGTGGCTGTTCAACCACGCCGCGCCCACCCCCGGCGGCACGAACACGGTGAACGTGGCCCGCCCCGACCCCGAGACGCTGCGCCAGACGCACGGCCCGAGCTACCGCCACATCGTGGACCTGGCCGACATGAACCGCAGCCTCTACATCGGCAGCCTGGGCCAGGGGGGCAACCCGCTGGGCGAGCATGTCAGCGACCAGCAGGGCAAGTGGGCCTCGGGCGAGTACCTCCCCATGAGCACGGACGAGGAGGACTGGGGCCGCACGGTGACCCTGACCTTGCAGCCGGGCGAATAA
- a CDS encoding DMT family transporter, which yields MPSPARSGLLLALVAALSFATLGIWGKLAGEVGLGSYEVLGWRFGLVAAALLPFAGRGLTLAQRRPLLGVGVVYVLATFCYFGALGRITAGATGLLLYLAPAFVILFGWLAGRRPGAARLGAVALAALGLGLVVGLPGAGDRDPVGLTLGAGAGALYAAYLLASEHWLRGVTPLAATGHLALVGAVAFGGLAGARGELGMPDTAAQWGVILGIAVLPTLIAVPALYGAVARLGAARASLLGTLEPLFTVGLAFLVLGEPLRPAMLLGGALILAGAALAQKPERVTASAPSPAPSPLS from the coding sequence ATGCCCTCCCCCGCCCGCTCCGGCCTGCTCCTCGCCCTCGTCGCCGCGCTGAGTTTCGCCACGCTGGGGATCTGGGGCAAGCTCGCGGGGGAGGTGGGGCTGGGAAGCTATGAGGTGCTCGGGTGGCGCTTCGGGCTGGTCGCCGCCGCGCTGCTGCCGTTCGCGGGCCGGGGGCTGACCCTGGCCCAGCGGCGGCCGCTGCTGGGGGTCGGGGTGGTCTACGTGCTGGCGACCTTCTGCTACTTCGGGGCGCTGGGGCGCATCACGGCGGGGGCGACGGGGCTGCTGCTCTACCTCGCGCCCGCCTTCGTGATTCTGTTCGGGTGGCTGGCGGGGCGGCGGCCGGGCGCGGCGCGGCTGGGGGCGGTGGCGCTCGCGGCGCTAGGCCTGGGCCTCGTCGTGGGGCTGCCGGGGGCGGGCGACCGGGACCCGGTGGGCCTGACGCTGGGAGCCGGGGCGGGGGCGCTGTACGCGGCCTATCTGCTCGCCTCCGAGCACTGGCTGCGGGGGGTTACACCGCTGGCCGCCACCGGGCACCTCGCGCTGGTGGGGGCGGTCGCCTTCGGGGGGCTGGCCGGGGCGCGGGGCGAACTGGGGATGCCGGACACCGCTGCGCAGTGGGGCGTGATTCTGGGGATAGCCGTGCTGCCCACCCTGATCGCCGTGCCCGCCCTGTACGGGGCCGTCGCCCGGCTGGGGGCGGCGCGGGCCAGCCTGCTGGGGACGTTGGAGCCGCTGTTCACGGTGGGACTGGCCTTCCTGGTGCTGGGGGAACCCCTGCGGCCCGCCATGCTGCTGGGCGGGGCGCTGATTCTGGCGGGGGCGGCGCTGGCGCAAAAACCCGAGCGGGTCACCGCTTCCGCCCCCTCCCCGGCCCCGTCTCCCCTATCCTGA
- a CDS encoding CsgG/HfaB family protein codes for MTHLRLLALTLALAAPAAAQTTAIPAAPATPAPVTAAPALPQGQVNIAVGTFRCKASKCSSDLGDGISDALTTALLNTGKFAVYERENTGQLTEEAFLSGGAAFEGADLLIFGSITQYEPEASGGGINVLGFSLGQKKSTIAMDLRIVDVKTRRIIGGTQVKGEAQGNSFSMSGLLPLNLGVGVKSSPQIEAAISTMLNDAVQQLLLKVPASYYRN; via the coding sequence ATGACCCACCTGCGCCTGCTCGCCCTGACCCTCGCCCTCGCCGCGCCCGCCGCCGCCCAGACCACGGCCATCCCGGCAGCCCCGGCCACGCCCGCCCCGGTGACCGCCGCCCCCGCCCTGCCGCAGGGCCAGGTCAACATCGCCGTGGGAACTTTCCGCTGCAAGGCGTCCAAGTGCTCCTCCGACCTCGGGGACGGCATCTCCGACGCCCTGACGACCGCGCTGTTGAATACCGGCAAGTTCGCCGTCTACGAGCGCGAGAACACCGGGCAGCTCACCGAGGAAGCGTTCCTGAGCGGGGGCGCCGCCTTCGAGGGCGCGGACCTGCTGATCTTCGGTTCGATCACCCAGTACGAGCCGGAAGCGTCGGGGGGCGGCATCAATGTGCTGGGCTTCTCGCTGGGTCAGAAGAAAAGCACAATCGCCATGGACCTGCGGATTGTCGACGTGAAGACCCGCCGCATCATCGGCGGCACCCAGGTCAAGGGCGAGGCGCAGGGCAACAGCTTCAGCATGAGCGGTCTGCTGCCGCTGAATCTGGGAGTTGGGGTCAAGTCCAGCCCGCAGATCGAGGCGGCTATCAGCACGATGCTGAATGACGCCGTGCAGCAACTGCTCCTCAAGGTGCCTGCGAGCTACTACCGCAACTGA
- a CDS encoding metallophosphoesterase, translating to MIRLAVLSDLHANLEATLAVHADVKRRGLTEIWVLGDLVGKGPRPREVVEWTQAHATRVIQGNWDARVAGATNRPQDLWPRSKLTPEQLAYLAGLPYGIEEQFGGAWWRFVHASSKGLFHRLYPHSSLAEQLDAYLPNPQFGLKAHADALVYADVHETLMLDVEGRPLINTGSVGNPLDSTLPSYLILEFDPNSPAHSATFVRLTYNRDAEIAAAEASGMPFTREYIAELLTGAYQKRRARTGE from the coding sequence ATGATTCGCCTCGCCGTGCTCTCGGACCTGCACGCCAATCTGGAGGCGACGCTGGCCGTACACGCCGACGTGAAAAGGCGCGGGCTGACCGAGATCTGGGTTCTGGGAGACCTCGTCGGCAAAGGGCCGCGTCCCCGCGAGGTCGTGGAATGGACCCAGGCCCACGCCACCCGCGTCATCCAGGGCAACTGGGACGCCCGCGTCGCCGGGGCCACCAACCGGCCGCAGGACCTGTGGCCGCGTTCCAAGCTCACCCCCGAGCAGCTCGCCTACCTCGCCGGGCTGCCCTACGGCATCGAGGAACAGTTCGGGGGTGCGTGGTGGCGCTTCGTCCACGCCTCCAGCAAGGGCCTCTTTCACCGCCTGTACCCCCATTCCAGCCTCGCCGAGCAGCTCGACGCCTACCTGCCCAACCCCCAGTTCGGTTTGAAGGCGCATGCCGACGCCCTCGTCTACGCCGATGTCCACGAGACGCTGATGCTGGACGTGGAGGGGCGACCCCTGATCAACACGGGCTCGGTGGGCAATCCCCTCGACAGCACGCTGCCCAGCTACCTGATTCTGGAGTTCGACCCGAACAGCCCCGCCCACAGCGCCACCTTCGTGCGCCTGACCTACAACCGCGACGCGGAGATCGCGGCGGCGGAGGCCAGTGGAATGCCCTTTACCCGCGAGTACATCGCAGAGTTGCTGACGGGGGCGTACCAGAAACGGCGGGCACGGACGGGGGAATAG